In Eremothecium gossypii ATCC 10895 chromosome V, complete sequence, the genomic stretch GTGTCCCGTCCGCCACCACTCGCTCCAGGAGGCTCGCCGTGTCCTCCTCGGCCGGTGCTGCCGCCACTTCCCTGCccagctgccgcagctgccgcgcTATCCGCGCtaccgccgccgccgttTCCGGCCCAACTGCATTTTCGCCATGCTTCGACAGCCACCCGTCCAGCATCCCCGCCGTGCGATCCACCGCACCGCTCTCCACGCCCCACCGCACCGCTCctcgcgcccgcgccccgTCTGCAAAGTAGTagcgcggccgcggcagcACGCCCAGTGCCTCTTCCACGTCTCGCCGGAGGCCTGACCCCGCCGTCGCATCtgcccgccgcggccgcacCCGCCGCTTCATCCGCTCACCGCTGCGTCTGAACCCATCTCCCTCCTCCTCCGAAGAGGACTGCTCCTCTGCCACGGCCTCTTTGTTTGTCTTGCGCAGCCTATTGCTCCGCCTCAGCTCCATGCTTCCCAGTGCAGCAGGTCCAGCTGTTGTGTTCTCCGGAGCCGTGGTAGCGATCGAAGCTTCTAGAGTATCGAACACAGAGAACCATGAAAAGCTTGCTGCCACTTATATAAAGCAAAGCGCAGCCACGGAATCTAAGAGAGCAGCTGAGCCATAGTCATCGTAGTATCAGCGAGGTGGTAGGATGTCGTTTTTGAAGTCCGCGAAGAGTATTGTTCCTCTAATGGACCGGGTGCTGGTGCAGCGCATCAAGGCCGAGGCCAAGACGGCGTCCGGTCTGTACTTGCCTGAGAAGAACGTGGAGAAGTTGAACCAGGCGACAGTGCTCGCCGTGGGCCCAGGGTACACCGACGCGCAGGGCCGGCAGGTGTCGCCATCTGTGCAGGTGGGTGACAAGGTGTTGATCCCGCAGTTTGGCGGGTCGTCGATCAAGCTCGGCAAAGACGACGAAGTGCTTCTGTTCCGCGACTCGGAGATCCTGGCCAAGATCCAGGAGTAAGTAGTACTGTAAATAGGCGAATACATGTCTACGAGGGCAGTGGGGTGTGCGCGAAGAGCgggccgccggcggcgagcAGGATGCGGCGCAGGTCTGCGGGCTCAGCGCACTGCTTCATGAACCAGCCGCGGAAGGTGTggcctgcggcggcgccagtCCACAGCAGCGCCGGGGCGGAGGCATGCCAAGCGAGGCGACGGGTGAGCAGTCGGTCGTAGAAGGTGCaggcgcggggcggcccgATGGCCACGACGAGCGCGGGCCCGTCGGGGACGTGTAGGCAGCAGCCACGGAGgtgcagctggcgcgcgtTGGTGACTAGTTTGTAGCGGGCCTTGGGGTCTGCAAGGGGTGGCAGGGAGTAGACGCGGCAGATGTCCTGGCCCGGGTCtggcgcgggcgctggTTGTGCGGCGCGCTGTGCGCGGGCCTCGAGCCGGCGCTCCTCATTCGTACGCAGATGCTGCTGACGGCGCTGCTCTATCTGCTCACGCACAGTGTGCTCCCATGCAGTAGGGTCTTGGATCTTGGTGTTACTGTCGTAGACGTGCATCATGTTGTTGAGACGGACCTTGGGCGGAGGGCGGGGCTCCAGTCCGAGCCTGATGCGCTCCTCGGCCATCTGGCGGGCCGTTTTGCGCTGGTTGCGGCGCACCTTGCGCTGCTCGTGCTTTGTGAGGTATATCTTGGGCACGATGGTAGCGGCAGCCGTGACCGAGGGCTGAAACGGCAGTGGATGCTTGACGAAGCGGATGCTCGGACGTTCGTCTTCCTGCTCATCGTCGCTGCAGTCGCTGTCATCCTCGAGATCTGCGTACGATGCAGTGTACTTTGCGTGCGCCGCGGGCTGGGAGCCGTCGCAGAACTTGGTGTCCCACCACTCGATACTCGGCAGAGCCGAAATTGCGTCAAAGTAGCATGTCTCATCGTCGTCAGGCAGCTCTGCCGCAGCGATCTTCTCGCGGCGAATGtgttcttcttcctcctgtttccgcagcagcagctgctgctcctccaGTTCTCGCGCACGTCGCTGCCTCTCCTCTTCTGCTCTCTGGCTGATCTCACCGGGCTTATAGAAGGCCAGGGGTTGTCTGCGCTTAGGttggcgctggcgcggcgcaTCAGATGATAGATATGGGTTCTCGCGCTTTGAGCGCAACAAGTTCAGGTTGGATGACCGGAGCGCGGGATGGATCTCCGTCGCTAGGCCCTTCTTCTCTTTCTCCGCCATTACCGGTAGTGAGGGACTCTTTCACTCTCGACCGCTGAGCAATTTTGAGATGAGCTCTTGTGAACAAATTTGAAGCTTGAAAACCAAAGCGACCAAAACGCTAATAAGCTGGAAGGGTATTTTTTGTATAAAAGAGTACGAATAATGTATATTCTATGCTATAGTAGAAGGTCGAGCGATGTTGATCTTTAGGCTGTGACGCCTCGCTATTTAAGCAGCTTCCATTTTTTCTTGCGCTTTCCCGTGCTCGTGCCGCCCGAGTTTTCGCTGCTGCTCATGCTACTTCTCCTGCTGGTGGCAGGGGAGGCCGTGTTACTTGCGCTGCCGCCTCCTGAGCCGCCAAATAATGCACTCAGGAACCCACCCCGCTTCCTCTTGCCAGAAGAGCCTGTTGATTCATTATACTTTGTGGAATTGACCGGGTTAGTGTTCGCACTGCGCACTTTACGCAACGAGTTATTCGAAACGTACTTCATTAGATTAGACTGGGACAGAGATTGGACCTGCCTTAAAGGCGACATCTCACGGAGGACTTCATCACTGGGGCTTTGCTGGACAGCCGTCGATCCGTCGACATCCTTAACAGTAGCCTCAAATTTTATCCTGGTGGTGCGTCTCGGAGTTGGATCTCCTGCTGAGAGATTCGGCTTCGGAATTGGGTCCTGCTTCCTCGGCTTCGCTGAAGGGAGGTCGAGGACGTCAAGCATAGACTTCTTCCTGAAACCGGTATGTTTCTCGCCTCCGGTGATGATGCGTTGCAGTTCCAAAATCGACGGCGACTTCGAGTTCTCAAGTTCCTTGTTAAACTTCAGGGACGCGTTTATGACCGCGTCAAGCTTGTTGAAATGCCGCTCGTCTGCCTGCAGGGTGGAGTCCGAGTCAATCTTAGAGAACGTCTTTTGTACCCTCCTCCGGTAGGTTTCCCTCATCCTTGCCACGCGCCCTACAGGATCTTGCTGTAGCAGTTCAGTGCCTGCATATTCAGTGACACCATCTGAGAGCTCGCTGTCAATGCTGGTTATTTCGCTTTCATCCATCCCGTATTCTACCTCGGGAACAGAGCTCTCTGTGTGTAGCATGACCGCGGGGGATGTATGCATGGTCTTCAGCGATGGCTTGAACGGGGCCAGCGAATCCCCAACCTCGGATGAGAACTGCTGGCTAACGGGCGCCGCAGCGTTGCACGCGTCACTGCCATGCACAATCGATTCTAGTTGCATTCCAAGCAAAAACATCCTTTTCGCAGGCACAACAAAGACCGGCAGCGGATAGTAGTTGGCAAGCACCGTGGTCAGGCGCTTTGAGCGGTGGTCCAGCAACCCATCGTTCTCCTTGTATTTTGTGGTACTAGCTACCAGCAGGTCTGGGCAATGCAGATTTAGTGCCTCGATCAGTACCTGCCGTGTTTTGCCAATCATGACTTCAACAGTCACTTTTATTGCCAACTTTTCGGGTATTATAAAGGTAATATATTCAATTAGGTGATCCAAAATCGTCTCGATGCTACCAACTGTATAACCATTGCACCACTCTTCGTCTTTGTTTTTAGTCATAGACTCTGACACGTCAGAACCGAAGGAAGAAGTCGAGTTCAGCCCGGTAGTCCTCCGGACAGATCGCGACCGCGACCTGGACCGTGACCTCGAAACGGACCTGCTCATGTAACCAAACCGGGACATCAGCCGTGGAAGGTTCGCTACCACTACCAGGTGGTCGGAGTCTGCGATAAAGTTCTGCAGCACCCAATCGACAGCGGCCCACGTATGTTTGCGACCGCTCACGTGGCACAGGACAATACGCGGGGACACAGGGAAGCCCACCGGCGTCCGCACCACGCGCGCGATGCGCTTCATGTTGGCGCGCTGGTTCGAGTTGTATGCGACGCCCTCGTCGTTGATCATCGGCAGGTCTGACAAATCCACCTTTGTCTCAGGAAAAAGAATGCTCGGGTACCGGTACCACCGCTGTGGCTcttcgagcttgcgccgCTCGATCTGCGCCTTGCGCGCCTTCCACTTGCTGCGCCACTCACGGTGCGTCTTGTTCAGCACGAACGAGTCGCTCAGCAGCGTCGACTTGCTCGGGTAGTCGATTCGCACTCGCCGGCCGTCCGGCAGCACATCGAACTTCGCCAGCTGCGCACCCGAGCCGTACCGGCTCGGCGACAACGACCGGAGCGGCGACAGCTCCCCCGCGTACCCTCCCCCGCTCCGGTAGTCGTGGTTGTAGCTCGTGTCCTCATTATTGTAGTATTCCTCCAGAGTGTAGTCCAGGCTCGTTCCGTACGCTCGCTGGTGCTCGTGTAGCGCGTCCTGCTCATCCTCCTCCGGGGATATGCCCTGTATCGGCACGGTGTCGAACGAGATCGTCGGCACAAAGTGTCCGCCAGACCCGCTGTGCGCAGACGACGACCTCACGTGCTCCCCACGGCCCTCGTAGCCCTCGTCTAGGTACTGCCCGTGCTCGCCCATCCCGCAAGATCCCGAAGATCCTTGTCGCTTACGCCGAACTGCCTCGCAGCACTGCCTGCATCCACAAAGACGCACATCCTTGTACCAATCTTTCTGCGGGTAGTCAAAGTTCAGCATCCTACCAGCTCAATTGACGACCCTACACCTTTGCGCCTATAACTGCGGCTACCTAAGCGTATGTAAATGGCCACAAAGGCGACTGTAATAGCTTTATTTCGTATTGCTGTGATTTCGTTtcgtttctttttcaaGGCTCAGCAGGCATCCTCAACGGCAGGGCGAGTCCCCGCGATGAGCGCAGCGGCGGAAGGGAACGGGGATGACGAAGGCAATAAGCGCTCATAGCTGCATCAGCCACTCGATCACGTCGGATATGCCTGTGCCGTCTCGGCAGCTAACCGTAAAAAGGCCTATATCGCGGTCCATGGCCAGGACAGTTTCATTTGTGAGATGCAGGATGCCATTCCGCAGATCCAGGCCCAGCTCGCGCGACAGAACCTGAAGGTCGAGCAACAGATGATGATTGGACGTGTCGATGACGTAGGTTGGGATGTCGTCGTAATCGTAGTGGCTCAACAGCGGCGTCATGAAGCGCCAATGGTAGGGGCTGATGTCGAACGGGCGGGCATTGGAGGAGACGCTGG encodes the following:
- the HSP10 gene encoding Hsp10p (Syntenic homolog of Saccharomyces cerevisiae YOR020C (HSP10)) — protein: MSFLKSAKSIVPLMDRVLVQRIKAEAKTASGLYLPEKNVEKLNQATVLAVGPGYTDAQGRQVSPSVQVGDKVLIPQFGGSSIKLGKDDEVLLFRDSEILAKIQE
- the PRP3 gene encoding U4/U6-U5 snRNP complex subunit PRP3 (Syntenic homolog of Saccharomyces cerevisiae YDR473C (PRP3)) — translated: MAEKEKKGLATEIHPALRSSNLNLLRSKRENPYLSSDAPRQRQPKRRQPLAFYKPGEISQRAEEERQRRARELEEQQLLLRKQEEEEHIRREKIAAAELPDDDETCYFDAISALPSIEWWDTKFCDGSQPAAHAKYTASYADLEDDSDCSDDEQEDERPSIRFVKHPLPFQPSVTAAATIVPKIYLTKHEQRKVRRNQRKTARQMAEERIRLGLEPRPPPKVRLNNMMHVYDSNTKIQDPTAWEHTVREQIEQRRQQHLRTNEERRLEARAQRAAQPAPAPDPGQDICRVYSLPPLADPKARYKLVTNARQLHLRGCCLHVPDGPALVVAIGPPRACTFYDRLLTRRLAWHASAPALLWTGAAAGHTFRGWFMKQCAEPADLRRILLAAGGPLFAHTPLPS
- a CDS encoding AEL236Cp (Syntenic homolog of Saccharomyces cerevisiae YPL068C), translating into MELRRSNRLRKTNKEAVAEEQSSSEEEGDGFRRSGERMKRRVRPRRADATAGSGLRRDVEEALGVLPRPRYYFADGARARGAVRWGVESGAVDRTAGMLDGWLSKHGENAVGPETAAAVARIARQLRQLGREVAAAPAEEDTASLLERVVADGTRQDEVCQQLTGLIDGLAEAADEEWIAALARIHELDLQDIADMPAPRPPKRGAAAQAGPCSRRADLQFVINKWNKLLTRERNLALYWPSKAPRKDSGHMSPAAQALSQEDPRDKFRDVPLFS
- a CDS encoding AEL233Cp (Syntenic homolog of Saccharomyces cerevisiae YDR475C (JIP4) and YOR019W); the encoded protein is MLNFDYPQKDWYKDVRLCGCRQCCEAVRRKRQGSSGSCGMGEHGQYLDEGYEGRGEHVRSSSAHSGSGGHFVPTISFDTVPIQGISPEEDEQDALHEHQRAYGTSLDYTLEEYYNNEDTSYNHDYRSGGGYAGELSPLRSLSPSRYGSGAQLAKFDVLPDGRRVRIDYPSKSTLLSDSFVLNKTHREWRSKWKARKAQIERRKLEEPQRWYRYPSILFPETKVDLSDLPMINDEGVAYNSNQRANMKRIARVVRTPVGFPVSPRIVLCHVSGRKHTWAAVDWVLQNFIADSDHLVVVANLPRLMSRFGYMSRSVSRSRSRSRSRSVRRTTGLNSTSSFGSDVSESMTKNKDEEWCNGYTVGSIETILDHLIEYITFIIPEKLAIKVTVEVMIGKTRQVLIEALNLHCPDLLVASTTKYKENDGLLDHRSKRLTTVLANYYPLPVFVVPAKRMFLLGMQLESIVHGSDACNAAAPVSQQFSSEVGDSLAPFKPSLKTMHTSPAVMLHTESSVPEVEYGMDESEITSIDSELSDGVTEYAGTELLQQDPVGRVARMRETYRRRVQKTFSKIDSDSTLQADERHFNKLDAVINASLKFNKELENSKSPSILELQRIITGGEKHTGFRKKSMLDVLDLPSAKPRKQDPIPKPNLSAGDPTPRRTTRIKFEATVKDVDGSTAVQQSPSDEVLREMSPLRQVQSLSQSNLMKYVSNNSLRKVRSANTNPVNSTKYNESTGSSGKRKRGGFLSALFGGSGGGSASNTASPATSRRSSMSSSENSGGTSTGKRKKKWKLLK